One region of Eupeodes corollae chromosome 1, idEupCoro1.1, whole genome shotgun sequence genomic DNA includes:
- the LOC129940133 gene encoding LOW QUALITY PROTEIN: pre-mRNA-processing factor 6 (The sequence of the model RefSeq protein was modified relative to this genomic sequence to represent the inferred CDS: deleted 1 base in 1 codon): MSNITAAVIANRNKKHFLGVPAPLGYVAGVGRGATGFTTRSDIGPARDANDVSDDRHAPPAAKRKKKEEEEEDDEDLNDSNYDEFSGYSGSLFSKDPYDKDDEEADAIYESIDKRMDEKRKEYRDRRMKEDLEKYRQERPKIQQQFSDLKRSLATVTAEEWSTIPEVGDSRNRKQRNPRAEKFTPLPDSVISRNLGGEASSTIDPRSGLSSMVPGVATPGMLTPTGDLDLRKIGQARNTLMNVKLSQVSDSVEGQTVVDPKGYLTDLQSMIPTYGGDINDIKKARLLLKSVRETNPNHPPAWIASARLEEVTGKVQMARNLIMRGCEINPQSEDLWLEAARLQPPDTAKAVIAQAARHIPTSVRIWIKAADLETETKAKRRVFRKALEHIPNSVRLWKAAVELENPDDARILLSRAVECCNTSVELWLALARLETYENARKVLNKARENIPTDRQIWTTAAKLEEANGNIHMVEKIIDRSLTSLSANGVEINREQWFQEAIESEKSGAVHCCQAIVKAVIGIGVEEEDRKQTWIDDAEFCAKENAFECARAVYAHALQVFPSKKSIWLRAAYFEKNHGTRESLEALLQRAVAHCPKSEVLWLMGAKSKWLADDVPAARGILSLAFQANPNSEDIWLAAVKLESENSEYERARRLLAKARASAPTPRVMMKSARLEWALDRMDEALRLLDEAVKVFPDFPKLWMMKGQIEEQENRLDEAASTYTQGLKKCPTSIPLWILSSSLEERKGTLTKARSILERGRLKNPKTSQLWLEAIRVELRAGLKEIASTMMARALQECPTAGELWAEAIFMESKPQRKTKSVDALKKCEHDPHVLLAVSKLFWSEHKFSKCRDWFNRTVKIDPDFGDAWAYFYKFELIHGTEEQQKEALERCVAAEPKHGEAWCAVSKHIKNWCFKTPEILGGVVKQLAIPT, encoded by the exons atgtcgaaCATTACAGCGGCAGTAATCGCAAAtagaaataagaaacattttcttgGAGTTCCAGCACCGCTCGGCTATGTAGCCGGTGTTGGTCGAGG TGCCACAGGATTTACAACTCGATCTGATATCGGTCCAGCTCGAGATGCCAACGACGTCTCCGATGACCGTCATGCTCCACCAGCGGCGAAGCGCAAG aaaaaagaggaagaagaagaagacgacgaGGATTTGAACGACTCTAATTATGACGAATTCAGTGGATACAGTGGCTCATTGTTCTCAAAGGATCCCTATGACAAAGACGACGAGGAGGCCGATGCCATCTACGAGTCCATCGACAAGAGAATGGACGAGAAACGCAAGGAATACAGAGATCGAAGAATGAAAGAGGACTTGGAGAAGTATCGTCAGGAACGTCCAAAGATCCAGCAGCAATTTTCCGATTTGAAGAGAAGTCTGGCCACAGTTACCGCCGAAGAATGGTCGACCATTCCAGAAGTGGGGGATAGTCGCAACAGAAAACAGAGAAATCCCCGGGCAGAGAAGTTTACCCCGCTTCCGGATAGCGTTATATCAAGGAATCTGGGAGGAGAGGCGTCGTCTACCATCGACCCACGGTCTGGGTTGTCATCGATGGTTCCTGGTGTCGCCACCCCGGGGATGTTGACTCCAACAGGTGATCTGGATTTGCGAAAGATTGGTCAGGCCAGGAACACTCTTATGAACGTGAAGCTGTCCCAAGTTTCGGACTCGGTCGAGGGACAAACTGTCGTTGACCCCAAGGGCTACTTGACTGACCTCCAGAGTATGATTCCTACCTACGGAGGTGACATCAATGACATCAAAAAGGCGCGTCTCTTGCTGAAGAGTGTCAGGGAGACAAATCCCAACCATCCTCCGGCTTGGATTGCTTCAGCACGACTTGAGGAAGTCACCGGAAAGGTTCAAATGGCCAGGAATCTCATCATGCGAGGATGTGAGATCAACCCACAGAGTGAAGACCTCTGGCTGGAGGCAGCCCGTCTGCAACCACCGGATACAGCTAAGGCTGTGATTGCTCAGGCCGCTCGCCACATCCCCACCTCGGTGAGGATCTGGATCAAGGCTGCTGACTTGGAGACAGAAACCAAAGCCAAACGCCGGGTGTTCCGGAAGGCTCTCGAACACATTCCTAATTCGGTGCGTTTGTGGAAGGCGGCAGTCGAGTTGGAGAACCCCGATGATGCTCGGATCCTTCTTTCCCGTGCTGTGGAATGTTGCAACACGAGTGTTGAGCTTTGGTTAGCCCTGGCTCGCCTAGAGACCTACGAGAACGCCAGGAAGGTTCTCAACAAAGCCCGAGAGAACATCCCCACCGACAGACAGATTTGGACCACGGCCGCAAAGCTGGAGGAGGCTAATGGCAACATCCACATGGTGGAGAAGATCATTGACAGATCTCTGACCTCCTTGAGTGCCAATGGAGTCGAGATAAACCGGGAGCAATGGTTTCAGGAGGCCATCGAGTCGGAGAAGTCGGGAGCGGTACATTGCTGCCAGGCCATAGTGAAGGCCGTAATCGGAATAGGAGTCGAGGAAGAAGACAGGAAGCAGACATGGATTGACGATGCCGAATTC TGTGCCAAGGAAAACGCCTTCGAATGCGCAAGAGCTGTTTATGCCCACGCTCTGCAGGTGTTCCCATCCAAGAAGAGCATCTGGCTTCGTGCGGCTTACTTCGAAAAGAACCACGGAACTCGTGAGAGTCTGGAAGCTTTGCTGCAGCGTGCCGTGGCTCATTGTCCCAAATCTGAGGTCCTTTGGTTGATGGGAGCCAAGTCCAAGTGGTTAGCCGATGATGTTCCGGCAGCCCGTGGTATTCTTTCATTGGCTTTCCAGGCAAATCCAAATTCCGAAGACATCTGGTTGGCTGCTGTGAAGCTGGAAAGTGAGAACTCTGAGTACGAACGAGCTCGTCGCCTCCTGGCCAAGGCGAGAGCTTCAGCTCCAACACCTCGAGTTATGATGAAGTCTGCGCGTCTTGAATGGGCGCTCGATCGAATGGACGAGGCACTGCGCCTCTTAGACGAAGCGGTTAAGGTATTCCCTGACTTCCCCAAACTCTGGATGATGAAGGGACAGATTGAGGAACAGGAAAATAGATTGGACGAGGCTGCCAGCACCTACACCCAGGGTTTGAAGAAGTGTCCCACTTCAATCCCATTGTGGATcctgtcgtcgtcgttggaaGAACGCAAAGGGACTCTGACTAAGGCTCGTTCGATTCTAGAAAGAGGGCGTTTGAAGAACCCGAAGACTTCCCAACTCTGGTTGGAGGCGATTCGTGTGGAACTTAGGGCAGGACTGAAAGAAATTGCCTCGACGATGATGGCTCGTGCATTGCAGGAGTGTCCCACTGCCGGGGAACTCTGGGCTGAAGCCATTTTCATGGAATCAAAGCCTCAGCGGAAGACAAAATCAGTGGACGCATTGAAGAAGTGCGAACATGACCCACATGTCCTTTTGGCCGTTTCAAAGCTGTTCTGGTCGGAACACAAGTTCTCCAAGTGCAGAGATTGGTTTAATCGAACG GTTAAAATCGATCCTGATTTTGGAGACGCTTGGGCGTATTTCTACAAATTCGAATTGATTCATGGAACTGAAGAGCAACAGAAGGAAGCCCTGGAGCGGTGTGTAGCTGCCGAGCCGAAGCATGGAGAGGCATGGTGTGCCGTAAGCAAACACATAAAGAACTGGTGCTTCAAGACACCCGAAATTCTTGGAGGAGTTGTCAAGCAACTCGCTATACCgacttaa
- the LOC129940134 gene encoding uncharacterized protein LOC129940134 has translation MSRFEVDLPELHSDILEYLSQNSRIMSCLKLDTWNELTTLKNFQYFNYSREDLRREFLYTILPKIWTYNLTSIQQRKIEIFAQHNCFLITENGFKVPTQMENLPTEGIHFSTTKEDAQEQRLSCIIGDFVQLPTPDQKIKAWVSAVNSTDDELALCRILPQEELISRLIQSQKEFKTSGNFPPNLTPTIASKIIAYRTTSERLSSRIVPS, from the exons ATGTCCCGTTTCGAAGTGGATCTGCCTGAATTACACTCCGACATCCTTGAATATCTTAGCCAAAATAGTCGCATTATGTCTTGCCTCAAGCTAGACACCTGGAACGAACTCACCACTCTCAAGAACTTCCAATACTTCAACTACAGTCGTGAAGATCTACGTCGAGAGTTCTTGTACACAATTCTTCCCAAAATATGGACTTATAACCTGACTTCAATTCaacaaagaaaaatcgaaatcttTGCCCAGCACAATTGCTTCCTGATCACCGAAAATGGTTTCAAGGTACCCACACAAATGGAAAATCTTCCCACCGAAGGAATTCACTTTTCAACAACCAAAGAAGATGCACAG GAACAGAGACTTTCTTGTATCATTGGGGACTTCGTCCAATTGCCAACACCTGACCAGAAAATTAAAGCCTGGGTGTCTGCAGTTAACTCGACAGACGACGAACTAGCTCTTTGCCGTATTCTGCCCCAAGAGGAGCTGATATCCCGACTCATTCAATCCCAGAAGGAATTCAAAACAAGCGGAAACTTTCCTCCAAACTTAACCCCAACAATAGCCTCAAAGATCATCGCCTACAGAACCACATCCGAGCGACTATCATCTCGGATTGTGCCAAgttaa